One Paenibacillus sp. FSL H7-0737 DNA segment encodes these proteins:
- a CDS encoding SMI1/KNR4 family protein yields the protein MSDELLGKLDTWHEEDEFQEIVDAITEIPEEERDYVLTSHLGRALNNLGQYEEALEQYLSIEEEGEGDPLWHYRIGVSYYYLKRYDEALKAFTIADELEPDDEDTLEFLGWIKRKLAKKATKKPVNKPAKKPVVAIDTTNFWDDSEYAFSEYISESPTDALIASVEEELVFKLPKYYVEMMKLHNGGIPHNTRYPIPGTEEFITISGILGIGRDKNKSLCGASGSRTVIENGRYPEVGVVICDCPSENEVIMLDYREFGNDGEPEVIHVDRDNKYKITRLADNFESFIGGLVK from the coding sequence ATGAGTGATGAGCTATTGGGAAAATTGGATACTTGGCATGAAGAGGATGAATTTCAAGAAATCGTGGATGCAATAACGGAAATTCCTGAAGAGGAAAGAGATTATGTTCTAACTAGTCATTTGGGCAGAGCGCTTAATAATCTCGGGCAATATGAAGAAGCTTTAGAGCAGTATTTGAGCATTGAAGAAGAGGGTGAAGGTGACCCGCTTTGGCATTACCGTATCGGAGTTTCCTATTATTATCTGAAGCGGTACGACGAAGCTTTAAAAGCATTTACAATTGCAGACGAGCTAGAGCCTGATGATGAGGACACCTTGGAGTTTTTGGGATGGATCAAACGAAAATTGGCTAAGAAAGCTACGAAAAAGCCTGTGAATAAACCTGCTAAGAAGCCTGTAGTAGCGATCGACACCACCAACTTTTGGGATGACAGCGAGTATGCGTTCTCAGAATATATCTCTGAATCGCCTACAGATGCATTGATTGCTTCAGTAGAAGAAGAGCTGGTTTTTAAGCTGCCAAAATACTACGTTGAAATGATGAAGCTACATAATGGGGGAATTCCTCATAACACTCGGTACCCAATTCCGGGAACAGAAGAATTTATTACGATTTCAGGGATCCTTGGAATTGGACGAGATAAGAATAAGTCGCTGTGTGGAGCTTCAGGCAGCCGGACTGTGATTGAAAATGGACGTTATCCTGAGGTTGGTGTGGTGATTTGTGATTGTCCTTCTGAGAATGAAGTAATCATGCTGGATTACCGCGAGTTTGGAAATGATGGCGAACCCGAGGTTATCCATGTAGATCGAGATAACAAATACAAGATCACACGCTTGGCTGACAATTTTGAGTCCTTTATCGGTGGACTGGTGAAATAG
- the hprK gene encoding HPr(Ser) kinase/phosphatase, whose product MKSTTVQSLTETFKLEVLAGASCMDREITRSKAHRPGLEFVGYFDFFPTKRVQVLGCKEINYLLTLSVEERKLHIGNIVKYHPPCFIVTTGQQEIPYLTLFCEEEGIPLLRTQETTTEIIAKIDTYLVKALAPELSIHGVCVNVSGIGVLLRGKSGIGKSETAHTLIRRGHRFVADDIVVLKKLGPATLLGTHNETTREFLALRSIGLINVVRQYGRRAFQDETRIVLDIELSPWRENSLNNELELEPKFTDYLGVQIPHIEIQLQPGRDVAGLIEAAANNWYLKQLGYSAVEEFMQRIENKQ is encoded by the coding sequence TTGAAATCGACTACCGTTCAAAGCCTTACAGAGACGTTTAAGCTGGAAGTGCTTGCAGGTGCTAGCTGCATGGATCGTGAAATCACTCGTTCAAAGGCGCATAGACCTGGTCTGGAGTTCGTGGGTTACTTTGATTTTTTCCCAACGAAGCGGGTACAAGTATTGGGCTGCAAGGAAATCAATTATCTGTTAACCCTAAGCGTTGAAGAGCGCAAGTTACATATTGGTAATATCGTCAAGTATCATCCACCATGCTTTATTGTGACGACAGGTCAGCAGGAGATTCCTTATTTAACTCTATTCTGCGAAGAAGAGGGCATCCCGTTGCTTCGGACGCAGGAGACGACGACAGAGATCATCGCAAAGATTGATACCTATCTGGTGAAGGCGCTGGCGCCAGAGCTTTCAATTCATGGAGTATGTGTAAACGTGTCTGGTATAGGTGTCCTACTCAGGGGCAAGTCAGGGATTGGAAAAAGCGAAACCGCGCATACGCTTATTAGAAGAGGTCATCGATTTGTGGCGGATGATATCGTGGTGCTGAAGAAGCTGGGACCGGCGACGCTTCTCGGCACACATAACGAGACGACCCGCGAATTCCTAGCGCTGCGCAGTATTGGTCTGATCAATGTTGTACGCCAGTACGGGCGTAGAGCTTTTCAGGATGAGACGCGAATTGTACTCGACATCGAGTTGTCTCCTTGGCGAGAAAATTCCTTGAATAATGAGCTCGAACTGGAGCCGAAGTTCACAGACTATCTCGGTGTCCAAATTCCGCATATTGAAATCCAGCTTCAGCCCGGCCGTGACGTAGCCGGCCTAATTGAAGCTGCCGCCAACAACTGGTATCTGAAGCAGCTTGGCTATAGCGCCGTTGAAGAGTTTATGCAGAGGATTGAAAACAAGCAGTGA
- a CDS encoding ABC transporter substrate-binding protein, producing MKRRWVLSLLAMIVVLSGCSSSSVGSGTEGSTNEQSGQNGNKIEIATMAVTPYLDEAVKQYKKIRPDLQIEIKEYLARPQTNEDGMSQSGEAFSKGDVEKYIQTVSTQMMSGKGADMIVMNDLPQDKYVAKNMLTNFYDLMDKDADFDRNQYYQNIFEGSQDGNGLYAMPFSFVIDALTGNTELLEQANIKIDDQTWTWDEFKDISKKLKGKVGEDYFAFVNLFPIQMLAEYIEANYDKLIDQGQANFDSDLFRDMMKQIKSMYDEGVLSNDFTYDYTKTLFNNANLFDPIGGLSQVLDPKLKLYQKPTVNGKYSGTSFKSYFTLGINSKSKVQEEAWNFIKFMLSEEMQSSSVVQGFAMHKGVVEKQLNDAKQQAVAGTLPLLEQKFDAETVESKIQELHQLLDGASRNLSSDHKVVSIAIEEFDSYMSGQKSAEDVSKLIQNRVNTYINE from the coding sequence TTGAAAAGAAGATGGGTTTTGTCCTTATTAGCAATGATAGTCGTATTATCGGGATGCTCTAGCAGCAGCGTGGGATCAGGTACAGAAGGATCAACTAATGAACAATCAGGCCAGAATGGCAATAAGATTGAGATTGCGACCATGGCGGTAACTCCTTATTTAGATGAGGCGGTTAAGCAATATAAAAAAATTCGCCCAGATTTACAAATTGAAATCAAAGAGTATCTAGCCAGACCTCAAACGAATGAAGATGGAATGAGTCAATCAGGAGAAGCATTCTCAAAGGGCGATGTTGAGAAGTATATACAAACAGTGAGCACACAGATGATGTCTGGCAAAGGGGCGGACATGATCGTAATGAACGATCTACCACAGGACAAATATGTCGCCAAGAACATGCTGACTAATTTCTATGATCTGATGGATAAGGATGCTGACTTTGATCGAAATCAGTACTATCAGAATATTTTTGAGGGCTCCCAAGATGGTAATGGTTTGTATGCAATGCCATTCTCATTTGTCATCGACGCGCTAACTGGGAATACAGAGTTGTTAGAACAAGCTAACATTAAAATCGATGATCAGACATGGACATGGGATGAGTTTAAAGATATTTCCAAGAAGCTTAAGGGAAAAGTTGGTGAGGATTATTTCGCATTTGTTAATCTATTCCCGATTCAAATGTTAGCGGAGTATATAGAAGCTAATTATGATAAGCTCATTGATCAAGGTCAAGCGAATTTCGATTCCGATCTGTTTCGAGATATGATGAAGCAAATCAAATCGATGTATGATGAGGGCGTACTTAGTAATGATTTTACGTACGACTATACCAAAACCTTGTTCAACAATGCTAACCTTTTCGATCCAATAGGAGGCCTGTCCCAAGTCCTTGATCCAAAGCTTAAACTATATCAAAAGCCAACAGTAAATGGAAAATATAGTGGAACTTCATTTAAGTCATATTTCACTTTAGGTATTAACAGCAAATCTAAGGTTCAAGAGGAAGCTTGGAACTTTATTAAGTTCATGCTTTCCGAGGAAATGCAATCTTCATCAGTCGTACAAGGGTTTGCGATGCATAAGGGAGTTGTGGAGAAACAGCTTAATGATGCTAAGCAGCAGGCAGTAGCGGGAACACTACCTCTTCTAGAACAGAAGTTTGATGCTGAGACTGTAGAAAGTAAAATCCAAGAATTACATCAGCTTCTAGATGGAGCAAGTAGGAATTTATCTAGTGATCATAAGGTCGTTTCAATTGCAATTGAAGAATTTGATTCATATATGAGTGGTCAGAAATCCGCTGAAGACGTCAGCAAGCTGATTCAAAATCGAGTCAACACTTACATTAACGAGTAA
- a CDS encoding efflux RND transporter periplasmic adaptor subunit has product MTSTSKRQRLTAALFVLFFAILAGLTFFSSTLETMTLPKVVTEKLTSKSLVHQVKGSGVLTPRKQVDLLNETGSKIVKVHVKENAEVKKGQKLVTFDSSDLDEQIYQEETALKKQKLNREILEEDMLNALIGGDEQVIAKAERALELDSMDLELAQRKMNKLRKDKADKQTLTAPFDGKVTKITAEDSMNASQGGTILTLMDSGKGFEFSFAVESDNTALFEIGSKVSVRLQKDNTLVNGVIEEIKAASQESSEEDSSDKSSYQVVVSVSDDGIKGGEQVSLDIKKESNEKGYVLPKKWVHKDTTGSYVFVIEEKKSSLGNTFNARKAYIVTGDSTEDEIVAVSGLSPDDEIIIESSEPLQEGNRIRVY; this is encoded by the coding sequence ATGACAAGCACATCTAAGCGACAACGATTAACGGCTGCTTTGTTTGTATTATTTTTTGCGATATTGGCTGGTTTGACTTTCTTTAGCAGCACACTCGAAACGATGACGCTGCCCAAAGTAGTTACGGAGAAACTTACCTCGAAATCATTAGTTCATCAGGTTAAAGGGAGTGGAGTCTTAACACCTCGGAAGCAGGTGGATTTGTTGAATGAGACTGGCTCTAAAATTGTGAAGGTTCATGTAAAAGAGAATGCTGAGGTTAAGAAGGGGCAAAAGCTCGTGACATTTGATAGCTCTGATCTGGATGAACAGATCTATCAAGAGGAAACGGCGCTTAAGAAACAAAAGCTAAATCGGGAGATTCTCGAGGAGGATATGCTCAATGCATTGATAGGTGGTGATGAGCAAGTGATTGCCAAGGCAGAGCGAGCTCTTGAACTGGATAGTATGGATCTTGAACTGGCGCAAAGAAAGATGAATAAGCTGCGCAAAGATAAAGCGGATAAACAGACACTGACTGCCCCCTTTGATGGAAAAGTCACAAAGATTACAGCAGAGGATAGTATGAATGCTTCACAAGGGGGGACAATCCTGACCTTAATGGATAGTGGTAAGGGCTTCGAATTTTCATTTGCTGTCGAGTCGGATAATACGGCATTATTCGAGATTGGATCTAAGGTTTCTGTTCGATTGCAGAAAGACAATACACTGGTTAACGGTGTAATTGAAGAGATTAAAGCTGCATCCCAAGAGAGCAGTGAAGAAGATTCATCCGATAAATCCAGTTATCAGGTTGTCGTTTCTGTCTCCGATGATGGTATTAAAGGCGGCGAACAAGTCAGTCTGGATATAAAGAAGGAGTCAAATGAAAAAGGTTATGTGTTACCAAAGAAATGGGTTCATAAAGATACAACAGGGAGCTATGTCTTTGTAATTGAGGAGAAGAAAAGCTCACTCGGCAATACGTTTAATGCACGCAAGGCTTATATTGTAACGGGTGATTCAACCGAGGATGAGATTGTAGCTGTGAGCGGCTTAAGTCCTGATGATGAGATCATTATTGAATCAAGTGAACCACTTCAGGAAGGTAATCGAATCCGAGTATATTGA
- a CDS encoding carbohydrate ABC transporter permease, translated as MNKKQIRTLLLTIILAVIALVMLFPVVLTMVSSLMTEKEIMLNYGMLGNTQMNDFVNLKLIPDWVSLEQFYKVLISTSQFLRMFWNSVFMVFPIIIGQVVVATLAAFAFAKLRFPGREPLFIVYLITMLMPFQVTLVPNYIMSDRLGLINSPSSIILPGIFAAFGVFLLRQFMLQIPTAYMEAAQMDGAGYFRSFIRIVLPMVKPGMAALIVLLFADYWNMVEQPLIFLQDANLQPLSIFLSRLQEDALGVSFAAAVLYMMPMILLFLLAERYFIEGIELSGIKG; from the coding sequence ATGAACAAGAAACAGATAAGAACACTGCTACTTACTATTATCTTAGCCGTAATCGCGCTGGTAATGCTATTTCCGGTTGTGCTCACAATGGTAAGCTCCTTAATGACGGAGAAGGAAATTATGCTGAATTACGGCATGTTAGGTAATACACAGATGAACGATTTTGTGAATTTGAAGCTGATTCCAGATTGGGTTTCGCTGGAGCAATTTTATAAGGTGCTTATTTCAACCTCGCAATTTCTTCGTATGTTCTGGAACTCTGTATTTATGGTGTTTCCAATCATTATAGGCCAGGTCGTGGTGGCAACATTAGCGGCATTTGCATTTGCTAAGCTGCGATTTCCTGGCAGAGAGCCCTTATTTATTGTGTATCTGATCACGATGCTCATGCCGTTCCAGGTCACGCTTGTGCCGAACTATATCATGTCCGATCGGCTAGGGCTGATTAATAGTCCAAGCTCCATTATTTTACCAGGGATATTTGCGGCGTTTGGTGTGTTCCTGCTCAGACAATTTATGCTCCAAATTCCAACGGCATATATGGAAGCAGCCCAAATGGATGGGGCAGGTTACTTCCGATCCTTTATCAGGATTGTCTTGCCTATGGTGAAACCCGGCATGGCAGCGCTAATTGTTCTGCTGTTTGCAGATTACTGGAATATGGTGGAGCAGCCCCTGATCTTTCTGCAGGATGCCAATTTACAGCCCTTGTCCATTTTTCTATCTCGCCTGCAGGAAGATGCGCTTGGGGTATCCTTTGCGGCTGCGGTCTTGTATATGATGCCTATGATTCTCTTGTTTCTTTTGGCGGAACGGTATTTTATTGAGGGCATAGAGCTTTCTGGAATTAAAGGATAG
- a CDS encoding carbohydrate ABC transporter permease yields MEQARKEVEAVRISYLARKEILVAFCFLAPSLIGFALFYLIPFGQSVVFSFENPSGEAGLSFANYQSLLASSSFQKAAGNTLWFTIIGVPILILLSLALAMLLNKRVYLRNWLRTSYVLPLVVPVASIVLVWQILFDWNGFFNHALEWIGIERIDWMKSEWAQGVIIFIYVWKNIGYNVVLFLAGLQNIPDQYYEIANLEGASWARKHQITLIYLIPTGFLVMLMSILNSFKVFREIYLVAGDYPHDSIYMLQHYMNNMFLSLDIQKLSAAAFLMVLCILVIVLMLFRVEHKFRSFME; encoded by the coding sequence ATGGAACAAGCTCGAAAGGAGGTTGAGGCTGTGAGAATTTCATATTTGGCTCGCAAGGAGATTCTTGTGGCGTTCTGCTTTCTTGCTCCGAGTTTGATCGGGTTTGCGCTATTTTATTTGATTCCGTTTGGTCAAAGTGTTGTATTTTCATTTGAGAATCCAAGTGGTGAGGCAGGGTTATCGTTTGCCAATTATCAGAGCCTATTAGCTAGCTCGTCCTTTCAAAAGGCGGCAGGGAATACACTCTGGTTCACAATAATTGGTGTTCCGATCCTTATTCTGTTGTCACTTGCTCTTGCCATGCTGCTTAACAAACGAGTCTATCTTCGGAATTGGCTGCGTACCTCATATGTACTGCCACTGGTTGTTCCAGTAGCGTCAATTGTGCTCGTATGGCAGATCCTATTCGACTGGAATGGTTTTTTCAATCATGCATTAGAGTGGATTGGAATTGAGCGGATCGATTGGATGAAATCAGAGTGGGCGCAAGGGGTCATTATTTTTATCTATGTATGGAAAAACATTGGCTATAATGTGGTTCTATTCTTGGCTGGACTGCAAAATATCCCAGATCAATATTATGAGATAGCAAACCTGGAAGGTGCAAGCTGGGCTCGTAAGCACCAGATCACCTTGATTTATTTAATACCGACAGGATTTTTAGTGATGCTGATGTCGATTCTGAACTCATTCAAGGTATTTCGGGAAATTTATTTAGTTGCGGGTGACTATCCTCATGACAGTATCTATATGCTCCAGCACTATATGAACAATATGTTCTTATCGCTCGATATTCAGAAGCTGTCGGCTGCAGCTTTCTTAATGGTGCTCTGTATTTTAGTCATTGTGTTGATGCTCTTCCGAGTTGAACATAAGTTCCGTTCATTTATGGAGTAA
- a CDS encoding response regulator transcription factor: protein MKNYQIAIVEDDCHIRDIVENYLQKEGYSTLSLGSAEEALMLWNTERPDMWILDIMLPGMNGYEFCKQIRKEAEVPIIMISARDEEVDKILGLELGSDDYLTKPFSPRELVARVNRLFHRLNSLTERSEQSIVSSKSNDLIIEELRLVLDSRLVYWRSKEIEMTVKEFSLLHTLAAQPNRAFSRNELLTLVWGDDYFGSDRAIDDLVKRLRRKMEDLPLETVWGYGYRMRVDGVKT from the coding sequence ATGAAGAACTATCAAATCGCAATCGTTGAAGATGATTGTCATATAAGAGATATCGTTGAGAATTATTTACAGAAGGAAGGCTATAGCACCCTATCGTTAGGTTCAGCAGAAGAAGCGCTCATGTTATGGAACACAGAGCGCCCGGATATGTGGATTCTAGACATCATGCTTCCAGGTATGAATGGCTATGAATTCTGCAAACAAATTCGCAAGGAAGCCGAAGTTCCTATTATTATGATCTCTGCTCGTGATGAGGAAGTAGATAAGATACTTGGACTTGAGCTTGGAAGCGATGATTATTTAACTAAGCCTTTCAGCCCACGTGAGCTGGTCGCACGAGTAAATCGTTTATTCCATCGGCTTAACTCCCTTACAGAAAGATCAGAACAGAGTATAGTCTCTTCTAAATCAAACGACCTCATCATCGAGGAGCTTCGTCTAGTATTAGATAGTCGTCTGGTTTACTGGAGGTCTAAAGAAATTGAAATGACGGTGAAGGAATTTTCATTGCTTCATACCTTAGCAGCGCAACCGAATCGTGCTTTTTCGCGCAATGAGTTGTTAACATTAGTGTGGGGGGATGACTATTTCGGCAGCGATCGAGCGATTGATGATTTGGTCAAAAGACTTCGTCGTAAAATGGAAGACCTGCCTCTTGAAACCGTTTGGGGCTATGGTTATCGAATGCGCGTGGATGGAGTGAAGACATAA
- a CDS encoding sensor histidine kinase, translating into MKLIYKLHLSFGILLVCVLVLTATFVYPFLLDTLINNQREELRSQGSAMMELVNSLPVQDLTPTQSSAAAIVQPAQEINRSVDALLIEPNRNILFSTMTEAQTQTWLPLIEQHSSHNQQGLWEDGQEKYIVETLTSNPQNLDPTSAVTAATLVLSTPLSKVKSYQSELFTRMMFIMVIGGTIAFGLSLFITKRLVTPLEKLKLELKKVEKRQFDEVQLIQTGGEIGEVALSVHHLAGELKQYHHAQRQFFQNASHELKTPLMTIQGYAEGIRDGIFTGDRADNGLDVISSECERLKGIVTEMILLAKLESEDGIFDQEEVSVEQLIDKTADRIRPLAINERVDIKVKYEVDNPRKLHIHGDSEKLLQAVLNIMSNAIRHASQAVDIEISEQDGQVQIDVIDDGQGIPDQLLPQLFQRFIKGKNGETGLGLAISRAIVERCDGTISAHNGEQGGAIFRMSFPSK; encoded by the coding sequence ATGAAACTAATCTATAAGCTTCATTTATCATTTGGAATATTACTGGTGTGTGTACTCGTGCTTACAGCTACATTCGTATATCCTTTTCTATTAGACACGCTAATCAATAATCAAAGAGAAGAGCTAAGATCACAAGGCAGTGCAATGATGGAGTTGGTCAATTCGCTACCTGTTCAAGACCTAACACCTACTCAATCATCAGCAGCAGCTATCGTACAGCCGGCACAAGAAATTAATAGATCCGTCGATGCGTTACTCATAGAGCCGAATCGTAATATATTATTTAGTACAATGACTGAAGCGCAGACACAGACATGGCTACCGCTCATTGAACAGCACTCAAGTCACAATCAACAGGGCTTATGGGAAGATGGACAGGAGAAATATATTGTTGAGACCTTAACTTCTAATCCACAGAATCTTGATCCAACTAGTGCTGTAACCGCAGCCACCCTTGTCTTGTCTACACCGCTAAGCAAAGTAAAATCATATCAATCAGAGCTTTTTACAAGAATGATGTTCATTATGGTGATTGGGGGCACTATTGCCTTTGGCCTAAGTTTATTTATTACCAAACGTCTCGTTACTCCTCTAGAGAAATTAAAGCTTGAGCTCAAAAAAGTTGAAAAACGCCAATTCGATGAGGTGCAGCTCATTCAAACTGGCGGGGAAATTGGTGAGGTAGCCCTAAGTGTCCATCATCTCGCAGGAGAACTTAAACAATACCATCATGCTCAAAGACAATTTTTCCAGAATGCTTCTCATGAACTTAAGACCCCACTAATGACGATTCAAGGTTATGCAGAGGGAATACGAGATGGTATTTTCACCGGGGATCGTGCTGACAATGGTCTTGATGTCATCTCAAGTGAATGTGAACGACTTAAGGGAATTGTTACAGAGATGATCTTGTTAGCCAAGCTTGAAAGTGAAGATGGTATTTTTGATCAAGAAGAAGTGTCAGTAGAACAATTAATCGATAAAACCGCCGATCGAATACGTCCATTAGCTATAAATGAGAGAGTTGACATCAAAGTAAAGTACGAAGTGGATAACCCGAGAAAGCTTCATATTCATGGAGATTCGGAAAAACTATTACAAGCGGTACTAAATATTATGAGCAATGCGATCAGACATGCATCACAAGCCGTGGATATAGAAATTTCGGAGCAGGATGGACAAGTGCAGATCGATGTCATTGATGATGGTCAAGGTATTCCTGATCAATTACTGCCTCAGCTATTTCAGCGTTTTATTAAAGGTAAGAATGGAGAAACGGGACTTGGACTCGCCATTTCACGTGCAATTGTTGAACGGTGCGACGGTACTATATCCGCTCATAACGGAGAGCAGGGTGGAGCTATCTTTCGAATGAGTTTTCCTTCAAAATAA
- a CDS encoding DUF1989 domain-containing protein translates to MSEQQWLIPATKGLGFKLDKGQIVRVTDVEGEQVADFAAYNAVRPNERIDPGVTIDALGKMNVLPGDILYSNQYRPLLTIIKDTVGRHDFINSACRPEMYEVLYNKKNHDSCYNNLNEALEEFGLPAPDQHYPFNLFMNTVIDPSGKVSVERPLSKAGDYIELRAEMDLIIAISACPCSESVCNGYKCTPIAVEIL, encoded by the coding sequence ATGAGCGAACAACAATGGCTGATTCCAGCAACTAAGGGATTGGGCTTCAAGTTGGACAAAGGGCAGATCGTCCGGGTAACCGATGTAGAAGGAGAGCAGGTAGCAGACTTCGCTGCTTATAACGCCGTTCGCCCTAATGAACGGATTGACCCTGGTGTGACGATAGATGCTCTAGGCAAGATGAATGTGCTTCCGGGGGACATCCTCTATTCCAACCAATACAGACCACTGCTTACGATTATTAAGGATACTGTGGGCCGCCATGATTTCATTAACTCTGCCTGCCGTCCCGAGATGTATGAGGTGCTGTATAACAAAAAGAATCACGACAGCTGCTACAATAACCTGAATGAGGCGCTGGAGGAGTTTGGCCTGCCCGCTCCCGATCAGCATTATCCGTTTAATCTTTTTATGAATACTGTCATTGATCCTTCTGGAAAAGTCAGCGTGGAGCGACCGCTTTCTAAAGCCGGGGATTATATTGAGTTGCGGGCTGAGATGGATCTGATCATTGCCATATCGGCTTGTCCCTGCTCCGAAAGTGTCTGCAACGGGTATAAATGTACACCGATTGCCGTGGAGATCCTTTAG
- a CDS encoding LysE family transporter, whose amino-acid sequence MNSFFTYIVLGISLSAPIGPINAAQLDRGARMGFFQSWMIGLGAMCADLVYMLLIYFGLAHFLNTPFMKTFLWTFGSFVLLYTGIDTLKNINAVPGSASRGAQTGTSAFRSGFLMALMNPLSILFWLGIYGSILAKSIENQHFDQVLWNSMGIFVGILLWDVVMAMLSSFFHRFTGPSMLRFISLAAGICLLGFGIYFGSQAFIQLFG is encoded by the coding sequence ATGAATAGCTTTTTCACCTATATAGTACTCGGCATTTCATTATCTGCACCTATTGGTCCCATCAATGCAGCCCAGCTCGACCGGGGAGCACGGATGGGATTTTTCCAATCCTGGATGATTGGACTGGGAGCCATGTGTGCGGATTTAGTGTATATGCTACTCATTTACTTTGGACTAGCCCACTTTCTGAATACCCCGTTTATGAAAACCTTCCTGTGGACATTCGGCAGCTTCGTTCTCCTTTATACCGGAATTGACACCTTAAAAAATATCAATGCCGTGCCTGGATCCGCCTCACGAGGTGCACAGACCGGCACTAGCGCCTTCCGTTCAGGCTTTTTGATGGCACTAATGAACCCACTCAGCATTCTGTTCTGGTTAGGTATCTACGGCTCCATTCTGGCCAAAAGCATAGAAAATCAACATTTCGATCAGGTGCTGTGGAACAGCATGGGTATTTTTGTCGGCATCCTACTCTGGGATGTGGTGATGGCGATGCTGTCTAGCTTCTTTCATCGGTTCACCGGCCCTTCTATGCTCCGGTTCATTTCCCTTGCCGCGGGGATTTGCCTTCTTGGTTTTGGCATCTACTTCGGTTCTCAGGCATTTATACAGTTGTTTGGCTAA
- a CDS encoding YqcI/YcgG family protein — MAHLNTKVWLDEHLAELTYWQQDAFRQFTSMIADPEGKYPCIPGRQGFLSNHLRFGFVADPRSEESAIEVAQLLRQYGECSRDTGKYASLVLFFETPEDLAEGFSIEEYENLFWSILGRVSAVDTVPWPDEISTDPSHPSWEFCFDGHPYFAFCATPAHELRRSRHTPYFVIAFQPRWVFENINDSTAFGRNMKKQIRKKLADYDSVPAHPSLQWYGQEDSLEWKQYFLRDDESAPSKCPYTYMKNKFKAIGIKFHS; from the coding sequence ATGGCCCATTTGAACACAAAGGTCTGGCTCGATGAGCATCTAGCTGAGCTGACGTACTGGCAGCAGGATGCTTTTCGTCAATTTACATCTATGATTGCAGATCCCGAAGGCAAATATCCCTGTATTCCGGGACGTCAGGGGTTTCTGTCCAATCATTTGCGTTTTGGCTTCGTAGCTGATCCACGAAGTGAAGAGTCTGCAATAGAGGTCGCTCAATTACTTCGTCAATATGGGGAATGCTCGCGGGATACCGGAAAATATGCTTCCCTTGTTCTATTTTTTGAAACTCCGGAAGATTTGGCGGAAGGTTTCTCCATTGAGGAATATGAGAATTTGTTCTGGTCCATTCTGGGCCGCGTCAGTGCGGTGGACACGGTGCCCTGGCCGGATGAAATTTCTACAGATCCCTCCCATCCTTCGTGGGAGTTCTGCTTTGATGGGCACCCGTATTTCGCGTTCTGCGCAACCCCGGCACATGAGCTGCGGAGAAGCCGCCATACCCCTTATTTTGTCATTGCCTTTCAGCCGCGTTGGGTATTTGAGAATATCAACGATTCTACCGCATTTGGCCGCAATATGAAGAAGCAGATCCGTAAGAAGCTTGCTGACTACGATAGTGTTCCCGCACATCCTTCCCTTCAATGGTATGGGCAGGAGGATAGTCTGGAATGGAAGCAATATTTTCTGCGAGATGACGAAAGTGCGCCGTCTAAATGTCCATATACTTATATGAAGAACAAGTTCAAAGCAATAGGAATTAAATTTCACTCTTAA